One Pseudoalteromonas espejiana DSM 9414 DNA window includes the following coding sequences:
- a CDS encoding DUF4440 domain-containing protein yields the protein MSSKIKASLFNHLIDSERQLLDPDVRQSRDALNALLDDEFIEIAANGTVFDKHHVITRLPTEVVPQFYNQHFKGRMLSDDVAQISYQAAYRRSARSEFNYSLRMSLWRKSNEQWKMVFHQGTPCALFTISMDDD from the coding sequence ATGAGTAGCAAAATTAAAGCGTCGTTATTTAATCATTTAATAGATTCTGAGCGGCAACTATTAGACCCAGATGTACGCCAATCAAGGGATGCATTAAATGCCTTGCTCGATGATGAGTTTATTGAAATTGCAGCTAATGGCACTGTGTTCGATAAACATCATGTAATTACCCGCTTACCTACTGAAGTTGTGCCACAGTTTTATAATCAGCACTTTAAAGGGCGAATGCTTAGCGATGATGTAGCACAAATTAGTTATCAAGCTGCTTATAGGCGCTCAGCCAGGAGTGAATTTAATTATTCCCTACGTATGTCGCTTTGGCGTAAAAGTAACGAACAATGGAAAATGGTATTTCATCAAGGAACGCCGTGCGCGCTATTTACCATATCAATGGATGATGATTAA